From one Planctomycetota bacterium genomic stretch:
- a CDS encoding ATP-binding protein produces the protein MSFEKQQAEFDYLVRRAAELLDGPGRGLALDWALVNVIEQCGKLELRTGVDRQPPIHQVQSGRVGHELIIGCECYRLEHGGEVVRVVRVHNGFMSPLPGNLETPWVVAAADYRRFYRVVQRLSREMFRDKNVAPIMSATDQQRLFQNTIGFLEQGHEVLAHFGVPQKRGVLLYGSPGNGKTMACRWLMSECHRRGYLWKHVAMDHLAVAQERHTVQNLFRLSEPGIILFDDFDLGMRDRNTVGPSSLHSILLAALDGVEQKQGIIYLFTTNMQLKELDSAFLRRGRMDQVIHFQPPTAEQRRRLVLEFWHADILGALDVETVVTQTEGRSFAELDELKKLLVLQFLETDRWDWPRAWETFNASEQSPGPRRPIGFGNYRRQSLAPEWALDGGVDDIE, from the coding sequence ATGTCCTTTGAAAAACAACAAGCAGAATTCGATTATCTGGTGCGCCGAGCCGCTGAGTTGCTCGACGGTCCCGGTCGCGGTCTGGCGCTCGATTGGGCGCTGGTCAACGTGATCGAACAGTGCGGCAAGCTGGAACTGCGCACCGGCGTCGATCGGCAACCGCCAATCCACCAGGTTCAATCGGGGCGAGTCGGGCACGAGCTGATCATCGGCTGCGAATGTTACCGGCTGGAACATGGCGGCGAAGTGGTTCGCGTCGTGCGGGTCCACAACGGCTTCATGAGCCCGCTGCCCGGCAATCTGGAAACCCCCTGGGTCGTGGCCGCCGCGGACTATCGCCGCTTCTACCGCGTGGTCCAGCGGCTGTCGCGTGAGATGTTCCGCGACAAGAACGTCGCGCCGATCATGTCGGCCACGGATCAGCAACGACTGTTTCAGAACACCATCGGCTTCCTCGAACAGGGGCACGAAGTCCTGGCGCACTTCGGCGTGCCGCAAAAGCGTGGCGTCCTGCTGTACGGCTCGCCAGGCAACGGCAAGACGATGGCTTGCCGCTGGCTGATGTCCGAATGTCACCGCCGGGGCTATCTGTGGAAGCACGTGGCGATGGACCATCTGGCCGTAGCCCAGGAGCGGCACACGGTGCAGAACCTGTTTCGATTGTCCGAGCCGGGCATCATCCTGTTCGACGACTTTGACCTGGGCATGCGCGACCGCAACACGGTCGGCCCCTCGTCGTTGCACAGCATTCTGCTGGCGGCGCTTGACGGCGTCGAGCAGAAGCAAGGAATCATTTACCTGTTCACGACCAACATGCAGCTCAAGGAGCTGGACAGCGCTTTCTTGCGCCGCGGTCGGATGGACCAGGTAATCCACTTCCAGCCCCCCACGGCCGAGCAGCGCCGCCGGCTGGTGCTCGAGTTCTGGCATGCCGACATCCTGGGCGCGCTCGATGTCGAAACCGTCGTGACCCAGACCGAGGGGCGCAGCTTTGCCGAACTCGACGAGCTGAAGAAGCTGCTGGTGCTGCAGTTTCTCGAAACCGACCGTTGGGACTGGCCGCGCGCTTGGGAAACCTTTAACGCCAGCGAACAAAGCCCTGGCCCGCGCCGGCCGATCGGCTTTGGCAACTATCGCCGGCAATCGCTGGCGCCCGAGTGGGCGCTCGACGGCGGCGTGGACGACATCGAATGA
- a CDS encoding c-type cytochrome, with the protein MFRLSSLSIVFSALFVAVTAWADEFPQPYNSEPAKFGEPLPPEKAAATMRVPAGFQVNVFAAEPNVRNPIALSWDPRGRLWIAENFTYAERPKKFELALRDRIVILPDADGDGRAEQPIVFADDIQALTSIEWSAEGVWAMCPPQLMFIPDRNRDDRPDGPAQVILDGFTIPAESFHNFANGLRWGPDGWLYGRCGASAPGKIGAPGTPVEQRVPLNGGVWRYHPTRKAFEPLCHGTTNPWGHDWNAHGEGFFINTVNGHLWHLIPGAHFVRPHTIDPNPRVYEAIDMHADHWHWDTGKTWADSRSATGEHDRLGGGHSHIGAMVYLGDQWPAEYRGRLFTLNQHGRRVNDEQLERKGSGYVAHHNPDMIFSADPFFRGIDLTYGPDGSVFILDWSDAGECHDADGVHRTSGRIFRVTYGTPAAKPPMDVSKRDAAELVALHKHKNEWFARQARLELRARAASGDELDLGGAMAALEKIAREDTDSANRVRAVCTLHALDRGLPLETLLRDKDEHVRTWGVRLALDTMPIDTIFGPGPNVAKNIELKPLVPLVELASADDSGLVKLALASALQRLPVNYRWQLALTLAKDSAFAEDHNLPAMVWFGLIPVADAHPEQVVTVAAFAKWPKLRQWIARRLSEDQSKRPEPLNLLLSAAVDIHPDFLADALAGMTDGLAGLHKAPKPASWEKVQAAVEKTGDEHQRELLRDLSVLFGDGRALDEVRKIALDGKADLNQRRVALETLIQSKPPELREICEQLLGVRFLNSVAARGLALFNDPKIGVKLAKSYRSFHQSERGAVMETLVSRPTFAAAMLDEMAAGKIAPADLSAFQARQIRSFNDAKLGKRLVEVWGEIRDSSADKQALMSKLRETLTDERLAKADAGQGRVVFNALCANCHRLYGHGGEIGPDLTGAGRQNLEYVITNIVDPSAVVTADFRMSVVLMNDGRVLNGIIRAQNERTITLQTAKERVTVDREDIDTMEQSQLSLMPEGQLQPLSDEQVANLVAYLMTRTQVPLPEGAAAPSAAAAAETK; encoded by the coding sequence ATGTTCCGATTGAGTTCTCTGTCGATCGTGTTCTCTGCACTGTTCGTGGCCGTCACGGCCTGGGCTGATGAGTTCCCCCAGCCTTACAACAGCGAGCCGGCCAAGTTCGGCGAGCCGCTGCCGCCGGAAAAGGCCGCCGCGACGATGCGCGTTCCCGCCGGCTTCCAGGTCAACGTCTTTGCGGCCGAGCCGAACGTGCGCAACCCGATCGCGCTCAGTTGGGATCCGCGCGGCCGACTGTGGATTGCCGAGAACTTCACCTATGCCGAGCGGCCCAAGAAGTTCGAGTTGGCCCTGCGCGATCGAATTGTCATTCTGCCCGACGCCGATGGCGACGGCCGCGCCGAGCAGCCGATCGTCTTTGCCGACGATATTCAGGCGCTGACCAGCATCGAGTGGAGCGCCGAAGGGGTCTGGGCCATGTGCCCGCCCCAGTTGATGTTCATTCCCGATCGCAACCGGGACGATCGGCCCGACGGGCCGGCCCAGGTGATCCTGGACGGCTTCACGATTCCGGCCGAAAGCTTTCACAACTTTGCCAACGGCCTGCGGTGGGGACCCGATGGCTGGCTGTACGGTCGCTGCGGCGCGTCGGCGCCGGGCAAGATCGGCGCGCCCGGCACGCCGGTCGAACAGCGCGTGCCGTTGAACGGCGGCGTCTGGCGCTATCATCCCACGCGCAAGGCATTCGAGCCCCTGTGCCACGGCACGACCAATCCTTGGGGGCACGACTGGAACGCGCACGGCGAAGGGTTCTTCATCAATACGGTGAACGGCCACTTGTGGCACCTAATCCCCGGGGCGCACTTCGTTCGACCCCATACCATCGACCCGAACCCGCGGGTCTACGAAGCCATCGACATGCACGCCGACCATTGGCACTGGGACACGGGCAAGACCTGGGCCGACTCGCGCAGCGCCACGGGCGAGCACGACCGGCTGGGGGGCGGCCACTCGCACATCGGCGCGATGGTTTACCTGGGGGACCAGTGGCCCGCTGAATATCGCGGGCGGTTGTTCACGTTGAACCAGCACGGCCGGCGGGTGAACGACGAGCAACTCGAACGCAAGGGGAGCGGCTACGTCGCCCACCATAACCCCGACATGATCTTCTCGGCCGATCCGTTTTTCCGAGGGATCGACTTGACCTATGGCCCCGACGGCAGCGTGTTCATCCTCGACTGGAGCGACGCCGGCGAATGCCACGACGCCGACGGCGTGCATCGCACGTCGGGACGCATCTTCCGCGTGACCTATGGCACGCCCGCAGCCAAGCCGCCGATGGACGTGTCGAAGCGCGACGCCGCAGAGCTGGTCGCGCTGCACAAGCACAAGAACGAGTGGTTCGCGCGGCAGGCGCGCTTGGAGCTGCGGGCTCGCGCCGCGTCTGGCGATGAATTGGACCTGGGCGGGGCGATGGCTGCGCTCGAAAAGATCGCCCGCGAAGACACGGACTCGGCGAACCGGGTGCGCGCGGTCTGCACGTTGCACGCGCTCGATCGGGGCCTGCCACTCGAAACGCTGCTCCGTGACAAGGATGAACACGTGCGAACCTGGGGCGTGCGGCTGGCGCTCGACACCATGCCCATCGATACGATCTTCGGCCCCGGGCCAAACGTGGCCAAGAACATCGAATTGAAGCCACTCGTCCCATTAGTCGAACTCGCCAGCGCTGACGATTCAGGGTTGGTCAAGTTGGCGCTGGCCAGCGCCCTGCAACGGCTGCCGGTGAACTATCGTTGGCAACTAGCGCTCACCTTGGCGAAGGACTCTGCTTTTGCCGAAGATCACAACCTGCCAGCCATGGTCTGGTTCGGTCTGATCCCGGTAGCCGACGCTCACCCCGAGCAAGTCGTAACGGTCGCTGCCTTCGCCAAGTGGCCCAAGTTGCGACAGTGGATCGCTCGCCGCCTGTCGGAGGATCAGTCAAAACGTCCAGAGCCGCTGAATCTATTGCTGAGTGCTGCCGTCGACATCCATCCCGACTTTCTGGCCGACGCGCTGGCCGGCATGACCGACGGGCTGGCGGGCCTGCACAAAGCGCCGAAGCCCGCGTCGTGGGAAAAGGTACAAGCCGCCGTCGAGAAAACCGGTGACGAACACCAGCGCGAGTTGCTGCGCGACTTAAGCGTGCTGTTCGGCGACGGCCGCGCGCTCGACGAAGTCCGCAAGATCGCTCTGGACGGCAAGGCCGACTTGAATCAACGCCGTGTGGCCCTCGAAACTCTGATCCAAAGCAAGCCGCCCGAGTTGCGCGAGATTTGCGAGCAACTGCTCGGCGTCCGGTTCTTGAACAGCGTGGCGGCGCGCGGGCTCGCCCTGTTCAACGACCCGAAGATCGGCGTCAAGCTGGCCAAGAGCTATCGCTCGTTCCACCAGTCGGAGCGCGGCGCGGTGATGGAAACGCTCGTCTCGCGGCCCACGTTCGCGGCCGCCATGCTCGACGAGATGGCCGCCGGCAAGATCGCCCCGGCCGATCTCTCGGCGTTCCAGGCTCGGCAGATTCGCAGCTTCAACGACGCGAAGCTCGGTAAGCGGCTGGTCGAGGTCTGGGGGGAGATTCGCGACAGCTCGGCCGACAAGCAGGCCCTGATGAGCAAGCTGCGCGAGACGCTGACCGACGAGCGGCTGGCGAAGGCTGACGCTGGCCAGGGACGCGTCGTGTTCAACGCGCTCTGCGCGAACTGTCACCGGTTGTATGGTCACGGGGGCGAGATTGGTCCCGACCTGACCGGCGCGGGGCGGCAGAACCTGGAATACGTGATCACGAACATCGTCGACCCCAGCGCCGTGGTGACCGCCGATTTCCGGATGTCGGTCGTCCTGATGAACGACGGCCGCGTGTTGAACGGAATCATCCGCGCCCAGAACGAGCGCACGATCACCTTGCAGACGGCCAAGGAGCGCGTGACGGTTGATCGCGAGGACATCGACACGATGGAGCAGTCGCAACTGTCGCTGATGCCCGAGGGGCAGTTGCAACCATTGAGTGACGAGCAAGTCGCGAACCTGGTGGCATACCTGATGACGCGCACGCAAGTGCCGCTGCCCGAGGGGGCCGCCGCGCCCAGCGCCGCCGCGGCGGCGGAAACGAAGTAG
- a CDS encoding TetR/AcrR family transcriptional regulator yields the protein MSTDLKRRKQTSKRRRSILDASLRCFLRHGVEAATIEQIRDASGASSGSIYHHFGSKQAIAVALYVEGMEELAELYRAAMQGQTSLEAGLRAIVRSYFQWVVKNRDWAMYLLRVATADLSADDAAHVDELNRRTRQALSAWLCPFAERGELIDVPDDLYTSLVFGPLTHFARHWLAGRLKIDPAVAARHFATTVWLSLTGGTSERTSTRAKAATLPRGLRTKKDSRRSKDHANAG from the coding sequence ATGAGCACCGACCTGAAACGACGGAAACAGACCAGCAAGCGGCGGCGGTCGATCCTCGACGCCTCATTGCGCTGCTTTTTGCGGCACGGCGTCGAGGCCGCCACCATCGAGCAGATTCGCGATGCCTCGGGGGCCAGCTCGGGGAGCATCTATCACCACTTCGGCAGCAAGCAGGCCATCGCCGTCGCCTTGTACGTCGAGGGGATGGAGGAGCTCGCCGAGTTGTACCGGGCCGCGATGCAGGGCCAGACGTCCCTCGAAGCCGGCCTGCGCGCGATCGTGCGGAGCTACTTCCAGTGGGTCGTCAAGAATCGCGATTGGGCGATGTACCTGTTGCGGGTGGCCACGGCCGATCTGTCGGCCGACGACGCGGCCCACGTCGACGAGTTGAACCGCCGCACGCGGCAAGCCCTGAGCGCGTGGCTCTGCCCGTTCGCCGAGCGGGGCGAGCTGATCGACGTGCCCGACGATTTGTACACGTCGCTGGTCTTTGGCCCGCTGACGCACTTTGCCCGGCACTGGCTGGCGGGGCGTTTGAAGATCGACCCCGCGGTGGCCGCGCGGCACTTTGCCACCACCGTCTGGCTGTCGCTGACCGGTGGCACGTCAGAACGGACGTCGACGCGAGCCAAGGCCGCGACTCTGCCGCGCGGCTTACGAACCAAGAAAGATTCACGCCGGAGTAAAGATCATGCAAACGCCGGCTAA
- a CDS encoding DUF3500 domain-containing protein, protein MQTPAKQTLSRRAMIKAATAGAVAAALPARSWAASDGATADDTRRAIKTLYDSFTPEQRREVCFDWDFRVNIQYKRKPLWQADPNGILLRTHLANAWLITPHRLGSEFYTDEQRELVLNVMGTTFRPAWVRALQRQARDDSGLPWGGDQALAIFGDPASGTCQCAITGFHLTSRATVQDESLAAFGGGISHGHQPTGFYEQFGHPGNIFWPQGETANQVYQFLDKRQQREALVDENLPLFQYVGEIDRTTVADDTPWDEPRRESDIRFRRPGEKSPGLSLAKLGREQVFTLEGLVEALIAPYQPRYANQVRDCLREQGGLPACSLAFYRERDLGRDGVWDNWRLEGPALTWFFRGAPHVHIWIHVARDRRAPISTYFG, encoded by the coding sequence ATGCAAACGCCGGCTAAGCAAACCCTCTCGCGCCGCGCTATGATCAAAGCCGCCACGGCCGGCGCGGTGGCCGCCGCCTTGCCGGCTCGTTCGTGGGCCGCGTCCGACGGTGCGACCGCCGACGATACACGGCGGGCGATCAAAACGCTGTACGATTCGTTCACGCCCGAGCAGCGGCGCGAAGTCTGCTTCGACTGGGACTTTCGCGTCAACATCCAGTACAAGCGCAAGCCGCTGTGGCAGGCGGACCCGAACGGCATCTTGCTGCGGACCCATTTGGCCAACGCCTGGCTGATCACGCCGCACCGACTGGGAAGCGAGTTTTACACGGACGAGCAACGCGAGTTGGTGCTCAATGTCATGGGCACGACGTTTCGCCCCGCCTGGGTCAGGGCGTTGCAACGGCAGGCCCGCGACGACAGCGGCTTGCCGTGGGGAGGGGATCAGGCGCTGGCAATCTTTGGTGACCCGGCCAGTGGCACGTGCCAATGCGCGATCACCGGCTTTCACCTGACGTCGCGCGCGACGGTCCAGGATGAATCGTTGGCGGCGTTTGGCGGCGGCATTTCCCACGGGCATCAGCCGACGGGCTTCTATGAACAGTTCGGTCACCCGGGCAACATTTTTTGGCCCCAGGGCGAGACGGCCAACCAGGTTTACCAGTTTCTCGACAAGCGGCAACAGCGCGAGGCGCTGGTCGACGAGAACTTGCCGCTGTTCCAGTACGTGGGGGAAATTGATCGCACGACGGTCGCCGACGACACGCCTTGGGACGAGCCGCGCCGCGAGTCCGACATTCGCTTTCGCCGCCCTGGCGAGAAGTCGCCAGGCTTGTCGTTGGCGAAGCTGGGGCGCGAGCAGGTGTTCACGCTCGAAGGGTTGGTCGAGGCCTTGATCGCGCCGTACCAGCCACGCTATGCCAACCAGGTGCGCGATTGCTTGCGCGAGCAAGGGGGCCTGCCGGCTTGTTCGCTGGCGTTTTATCGCGAACGCGATCTGGGGCGTGACGGCGTGTGGGACAACTGGCGGCTCGAAGGGCCGGCGCTGACCTGGTTCTTCCGCGGCGCGCCGCATGTGCATATTTGGATTCACGTGGCCCGCGACCGCCGCGCGCCGATTTCGACGTACTTTGGTTGA
- a CDS encoding Gfo/Idh/MocA family oxidoreductase has product MKKQSSISRRAFVGRTAVSAALFVRPALLAAPTIIASSSLSRAAAPAPSDRTVVGLVGCGDFGRRQHLRKLLLTNPRVRVGAVCDVDETHRALAAQDVVASGAKAPAMYHDFRDLVARPDLDAVVVTTPDHWHALVAIAAMEAGKDVYCEKPLSLTVAEGRAMVAAARRYGAIFQTGSQQRSDKYYFQQAYDLVRRGAIGKLERIALHIGSSPTGTWQKPATPPEGLDWDFWLGPAPYTDYTPNGCHYLFRWRSDYSGGMMTDHGAHQCDIAQWLIGADDSGPTHVAGRGVFRPDLPNDVAINFNVEFTYGQHQNLKVLMTSEKSPRSNIVEIYGSSGWLSVSRRRLQAEHPEILNADAEAVDYQNRLTQSYQRHYENWLDCLRSRERPRCDVEIGHRAVTLCHLANIAVRLDRPLHWNPQREQFVGDDAASRLLSRPMRGTWHL; this is encoded by the coding sequence ATGAAGAAACAATCGTCGATCAGTCGGCGCGCGTTCGTCGGGCGCACGGCGGTTAGCGCCGCACTGTTCGTTCGACCGGCACTGCTGGCCGCGCCGACGATCATTGCCTCGAGCAGCCTGAGCCGCGCGGCCGCGCCGGCGCCGAGCGATCGCACCGTCGTCGGGCTGGTCGGCTGTGGCGACTTTGGCCGCCGACAGCACTTGCGCAAGTTGCTGCTCACCAATCCCCGGGTGCGCGTGGGGGCGGTCTGCGACGTTGACGAGACCCATCGGGCCCTGGCCGCGCAAGATGTCGTCGCCTCGGGCGCAAAGGCCCCGGCGATGTATCACGATTTTCGCGATCTGGTGGCGCGTCCCGATCTGGACGCGGTGGTCGTGACGACGCCGGACCATTGGCACGCGCTGGTGGCTATCGCGGCCATGGAAGCCGGCAAGGACGTCTATTGTGAAAAGCCGTTGTCGCTGACCGTGGCCGAGGGACGCGCCATGGTGGCGGCCGCACGCCGCTACGGCGCAATCTTTCAGACCGGCAGCCAGCAGCGTTCCGACAAGTATTATTTCCAGCAGGCCTACGACCTGGTCCGCCGTGGCGCGATCGGCAAGCTGGAGCGAATTGCGCTGCACATCGGCTCGTCACCGACCGGCACCTGGCAAAAGCCCGCCACGCCGCCGGAGGGGCTCGACTGGGACTTTTGGCTGGGGCCGGCCCCGTACACCGACTACACGCCGAACGGTTGTCATTACTTGTTCCGCTGGCGCTCCGACTACTCGGGGGGCATGATGACCGACCACGGGGCGCACCAATGCGACATCGCCCAGTGGCTGATCGGCGCCGACGACTCGGGCCCCACGCACGTCGCGGGGAGGGGCGTCTTTCGCCCCGACCTGCCCAACGACGTGGCCATCAACTTCAACGTCGAGTTCACCTACGGGCAGCACCAGAACCTGAAAGTGTTGATGACCTCCGAGAAGTCACCGCGGTCGAACATTGTGGAAATCTATGGCAGCAGCGGCTGGTTGTCGGTCTCGCGGCGGCGGTTGCAAGCCGAGCATCCTGAAATCCTGAACGCCGACGCCGAGGCGGTCGACTATCAGAACCGACTGACCCAGAGCTATCAGCGGCATTACGAGAACTGGCTCGATTGCCTGCGCTCGCGCGAGCGACCGCGCTGCGACGTCGAGATCGGCCATCGCGCGGTTACGCTGTGCCATCTGGCCAACATTGCCGTGCGGCTCGACCGACCGTTGCATTGGAACCCTCAGCGCGAGCAGTTTGTCGGCGACGACGCGGCCAGTCGATTGCTGTCGCGGCCGATGCGCGGAACCTGGCATCTGTGA
- a CDS encoding HEAT repeat domain-containing protein: MSAVMIENVAELVTQLDSDDPVVVSQARRALRQAADALIDPKKAAERGALADALVAELNAKVDPPAGPRMTNVPDGAPPPQIPQHAAATRRYLCQILATIADDAQVPELARALQDLDVRDAVRGVLGSIPTIVSVFALTRELNRAVGPEFRAGVLGALGQGRWRDAMAATANALKDSDPTVRLAALEALASFPEAGNDKLFAAATQSGTPREQARAWAARVRLAETLYWAGETRDAMTIYQRIADDPAEGPWRKAARVALEREKA, from the coding sequence ATGAGCGCAGTCATGATCGAAAACGTGGCCGAACTGGTAACGCAGCTCGACAGCGACGATCCAGTGGTCGTGTCGCAGGCCCGGCGCGCGCTGCGGCAGGCGGCCGACGCGCTGATCGACCCCAAGAAAGCCGCCGAGCGCGGCGCGCTGGCTGATGCGCTGGTCGCTGAGCTGAATGCCAAGGTCGACCCGCCGGCGGGACCGCGAATGACCAATGTGCCCGATGGCGCGCCGCCGCCACAGATTCCCCAGCACGCGGCTGCGACGCGGCGCTACCTGTGCCAGATTCTGGCCACGATCGCCGACGACGCCCAAGTGCCCGAGCTGGCCCGTGCGTTGCAAGACCTTGATGTGCGCGACGCGGTGCGCGGCGTGCTGGGCTCGATCCCCACAATTGTCTCGGTGTTCGCGTTGACTCGCGAGTTGAATCGGGCCGTCGGCCCCGAGTTCCGCGCCGGCGTGCTCGGCGCGCTGGGACAAGGCCGCTGGCGCGACGCGATGGCAGCCACGGCCAACGCGCTCAAGGACTCGGACCCGACGGTACGATTGGCGGCGCTCGAAGCGTTGGCCAGCTTTCCCGAAGCGGGCAATGACAAGCTGTTCGCCGCGGCGACCCAGTCGGGGACGCCGCGCGAGCAAGCCCGGGCCTGGGCCGCGCGGGTGCGGCTGGCCGAGACGTTGTACTGGGCCGGCGAAACACGCGACGCCATGACGATCTACCAGCGAATCGCCGACGACCCAGCCGAAGGCCCCTGGCGCAAGGCAGCCCGCGTGGCGCTCGAGCGCGAGAAGGCCTAG
- a CDS encoding sugar phosphate isomerase/epimerase has translation MQRRQFLQTTLAGATALALPQLAARAADSAADPYLGLKVGVASYSLRKFTLDQAIAMTKELGLRYICLKDMHLPMKSTAAERREAYDKVAAAGLVMMGCGVVNMKKEDEEIRSVFEYAKEAGMPTIVCSPDPEGMNTIEKLAKEYDIRIAIHNHGPGDKRWPSPLDALRAVEDRDERLGICIDVGHTVRINEDPVAAIQRCAKRLYDFHLKDVTAAAAEGKPVVIGTGVINIPAVLKALLDAKFAGHLGLEYEIDADSPLPGMKQSLQYVRTSLAKLA, from the coding sequence ATGCAACGTCGACAATTCCTGCAAACCACTCTGGCCGGCGCGACAGCGCTGGCGCTGCCACAACTCGCCGCCCGCGCGGCCGACTCGGCGGCCGATCCTTACCTGGGGCTGAAGGTGGGCGTGGCGTCCTACTCGCTGCGCAAGTTCACGCTGGACCAGGCCATTGCCATGACCAAGGAACTGGGCCTGCGCTATATCTGTCTGAAGGATATGCATCTGCCGATGAAGTCGACCGCGGCCGAGCGGCGCGAAGCCTATGACAAAGTCGCCGCGGCGGGTCTGGTGATGATGGGCTGTGGCGTGGTGAACATGAAGAAGGAAGACGAAGAGATTCGCAGTGTCTTTGAATACGCCAAGGAAGCCGGCATGCCGACGATCGTTTGCAGCCCCGACCCCGAGGGGATGAACACGATCGAGAAGCTGGCCAAGGAATACGACATTCGCATCGCGATCCACAATCACGGCCCCGGCGACAAGCGTTGGCCGTCGCCGCTCGACGCGCTGCGAGCCGTCGAGGATCGTGACGAGCGGCTGGGCATCTGCATCGACGTTGGCCACACGGTTCGCATCAACGAAGATCCCGTGGCGGCCATCCAGCGCTGCGCCAAGCGGCTGTACGATTTCCATCTGAAGGACGTCACCGCCGCCGCGGCCGAGGGGAAGCCCGTCGTCATCGGCACCGGCGTCATCAACATTCCGGCCGTGCTCAAGGCGCTGCTCGACGCCAAGTTCGCCGGGCACCTGGGCCTGGAATACGAGATCGACGCCGACAGCCCGTTGCCGGGCATGAAGCAATCGCTCCAGTACGTCCGCACGTCGCTGGCGAAGTTGGCGTAG
- a CDS encoding membrane dipeptidase, with product MPFPRRQFLKTVAATAAAGHLFGAARLQAGPLASDNPTIQRARQVGLSLLSPSDAQLQHGLELHAASLVFDSYGFAPRAAIDGAAYQQAVDSGATNDELNDLREEMSMTRAATNELERREFFDALRAAGVTCIFQNAGEEGNDPLRLIRRLSRFTFATDHLAPDCAKAISPAQVAAAKQAGRHCLAFTTNGVPLRLHWESTRDELRHVRLFHELGVQMMHLTYNRRNPLGDGCGEANDGGLSDFGHEAVAELNRLGVIVDVAHSGWRTSREAALASRRPMVASHTTCAALHKHYRGKPDDTIRAICDTGGLIGICCIPKFLGAKGDLVALLDHLDYAIKTFGAEHVAIGTDISYVSRFDKAERDKVGKRGDGRSALSVQGPRWEHLWPADHFKPAEHAVESLAWTNWPLFTVGLVMRGHGDDTIRKVLGENVLRVWRENQRATTIESSAAAK from the coding sequence ATGCCCTTTCCTCGGCGACAGTTTCTCAAAACCGTGGCTGCCACCGCGGCGGCCGGCCACCTGTTTGGCGCGGCGCGCTTGCAGGCCGGCCCGCTGGCCAGCGACAACCCGACGATTCAGCGGGCGCGCCAGGTCGGCCTGTCCCTGTTGTCGCCGAGCGATGCCCAGTTGCAGCACGGTCTCGAGCTGCATGCCGCGTCGCTGGTCTTTGACAGCTATGGTTTCGCCCCCCGCGCGGCCATCGACGGCGCCGCCTATCAACAGGCGGTCGACAGCGGCGCGACGAACGACGAGTTGAACGATCTGCGCGAAGAGATGTCGATGACTCGGGCCGCGACCAACGAACTCGAGCGGCGCGAGTTCTTCGACGCCCTGCGCGCGGCCGGCGTGACGTGCATCTTTCAGAACGCCGGCGAGGAAGGAAACGACCCGCTCCGGCTCATCAGGCGGCTGTCGCGATTCACGTTCGCGACCGATCACCTGGCGCCGGACTGTGCCAAGGCGATCAGCCCCGCCCAGGTCGCGGCGGCCAAACAGGCCGGTCGGCACTGCCTGGCCTTCACGACCAATGGCGTGCCGCTGCGACTGCATTGGGAGAGCACGCGCGACGAGCTGCGCCACGTGCGGTTGTTCCACGAGCTGGGCGTGCAGATGATGCACCTGACCTACAACCGCCGCAATCCACTCGGCGACGGCTGCGGCGAGGCCAACGATGGCGGGCTGAGCGACTTTGGCCACGAAGCGGTCGCCGAGTTGAATCGACTGGGGGTAATTGTCGACGTCGCCCACAGCGGCTGGCGCACCAGCCGCGAAGCCGCCCTGGCGTCGCGCCGGCCGATGGTCGCCAGCCACACCACCTGTGCCGCGCTGCATAAGCATTATCGCGGCAAGCCCGACGACACCATCCGCGCCATTTGCGACACCGGCGGGCTGATCGGCATCTGCTGCATTCCGAAGTTCCTGGGGGCCAAGGGTGACTTGGTCGCGCTGCTCGATCATCTGGACTATGCCATCAAAACATTCGGCGCCGAGCACGTGGCGATCGGCACCGACATTTCGTACGTTTCGCGGTTCGACAAAGCCGAGCGCGACAAGGTGGGCAAGCGCGGCGATGGGCGGTCAGCCCTGTCAGTGCAAGGCCCGCGCTGGGAGCACCTCTGGCCGGCCGATCACTTCAAACCCGCGGAACATGCGGTTGAAAGCCTGGCTTGGACCAATTGGCCCCTGTTTACCGTCGGGCTGGTGATGCGCGGCCACGGCGACGACACCATCCGCAAAGTGCTGGGCGAGAACGTGCTGCGCGTCTGGCGCGAGAATCAACGCGCGACCACGATTGAGTCGAGCGCCGCGGCTAAGTAA